A genomic segment from Lignipirellula cremea encodes:
- a CDS encoding chemotaxis protein CheB yields MTDQPPEQQDRSCPEQDSDGTPPDSPSPEQNASPFFIVGVGASAGGLEALERMFAATPIDTGMAFIVLQHLSPDFKSQMDHLLRRQTRMPVRMVENGVEVEPNAIYLIPPKKEMIISHGRLLLTDKDPRHGFTLPIDHFFRSLAEDVGAQAIGVILSGTGSDGSRGVVDISEAGGLVICQSEDTARFDGMPLAAQQTGTVNLILPPDVIPEALMRYKDHRLSPSALAEDCMLQGKDGPLDHIFRLLRAEYAIDFSQYKPTTVQRRIERRMAILGVPQIEDYSKLFQAESEERNLLYKDLLIGVTRFFRDGEAFARLEQEVIRPLIEEPRDDDAEIRVWIAGCATGEEAYSMAILFDEALASANIKRLVKIFATDVHRGSLATASAGLYGPSSLVDVSPERKERYFQETADGFLVDKSIRQMVVFARHSIIADAPFTRLDLVSCRNLLIYLQPLAQRKALSLFHFGLKTQGFLLLGPSETPGELEDEFEPIDKHWRLYRKRRDSQLPRDMRLPLSNTNLPGSSATAMRPAGPRPADSLARTYDQLLNRFMPPSVLVDQQFELLHTFGGAESYLRIRGGRPSTHLLQLIDPSLRTTLAGALQHALNDQKTVRYSGLRIQQGDVQRQLSLEVAPTQDQRSGMTHLLVSFYDDQPAPASTPDEIPVDEATARHTEGLESELRVTKENLHAVIEELETSNEELQAANEELIASNEELQSTNEELHSVNEELYTVNAEHQRKIAELTEMTDDMDNLLLSTDVGVIFLDRELCIRKFTPRMTKVFHLMPQDLGRKIESFAHNMQRPTLLAEIEQVLQSGERIEYETTDNQGESYLLRLLPYQAGPRVDGVVLTLIDMRAVKLAEAETKRLASVVQTSGDAILQIDLENRILSWNKGAETLYGYKEEEAIGQSIEIILPPERVEESRQMIARVKKGERIRGFETERISRDGERLWVSLGMAPYYDLGGALAGVSKIERDITEQVQAQQWQRLQEKAIASAVNGVLLVDVQQEDRPIIFANAGFEQITGYAAADVIGQNCRFLQGPETDRNQINELRAAIQAGETHRAVLLNYRKNGEPFYNDLTVTAVRDEENRLTHFVGIQNDVTMQMNTLQELEKARAAAEAASAAKSAFLANMSHEIRTPMTTILGLTELLLANETQPDPRKSLQIIRRSGNYLAELVNDILDLSKIEAGKLEIDHTRTSPTHLLLDVCDLMAARAEESGLNFEVSFASSMPETILTDPVRVRQILINLIGNAIKFTATGGVNVTTMLLEQDPPRLEIQVKDTGMGVSVNEAERLFQPFTQADESTTRRFGGTGLGLAISKRLAQALGGDISVHSEVGQGSTFTARIAVGPLDDVPRVRAEEVARTRTDDSASSAPLDLSCRILLAEDTRGIQFLLTRLLESHNAQVTVANNGVEALARMADCDPDAPYDLILMDMHMPEMDGYQTVAQLRKQGCRIPIIALTASAMRGDREHCLSIGCDDYLAKPIDQAELTAIIRKYTQPGSPSSHGASTSRNG; encoded by the coding sequence AGACCAGCCGCCCGAGCAGCAAGATCGCTCATGCCCGGAGCAAGACTCCGACGGCACGCCCCCCGACAGCCCCAGCCCTGAACAGAATGCATCCCCATTCTTTATCGTCGGGGTTGGCGCCTCGGCCGGTGGTCTGGAAGCCCTGGAACGGATGTTTGCGGCCACTCCGATCGACACCGGGATGGCGTTCATTGTCCTGCAGCACTTGTCGCCGGACTTTAAATCCCAGATGGACCACCTGCTCCGCCGCCAGACCCGTATGCCCGTGCGGATGGTGGAAAACGGGGTCGAAGTCGAGCCGAACGCGATCTACCTGATCCCGCCCAAGAAAGAGATGATCATCTCCCACGGCCGGCTCTTGCTGACCGACAAGGATCCCCGGCACGGCTTTACGTTGCCGATCGATCACTTCTTCCGTTCGCTGGCGGAAGATGTCGGCGCCCAGGCCATTGGCGTGATCCTGTCCGGCACAGGCAGCGACGGCTCCCGCGGTGTGGTCGATATCAGCGAGGCCGGCGGACTGGTGATTTGTCAGAGCGAGGATACGGCCCGTTTCGACGGCATGCCGCTGGCCGCGCAGCAGACGGGAACGGTGAATCTGATTCTCCCGCCGGATGTGATTCCGGAAGCGCTCATGCGGTACAAGGATCATCGGCTCAGCCCGTCAGCGCTGGCCGAAGACTGCATGCTGCAGGGGAAAGACGGCCCTCTCGACCATATCTTTCGTCTGCTGCGGGCCGAATACGCCATCGACTTTTCACAGTACAAGCCAACGACGGTACAACGCCGCATCGAGCGGCGCATGGCGATCCTGGGAGTGCCGCAGATCGAAGACTACAGCAAGCTGTTCCAGGCGGAGTCCGAAGAACGAAACCTGCTGTACAAAGACCTGCTGATTGGCGTCACCCGGTTTTTCCGCGACGGCGAAGCGTTCGCCCGGCTGGAACAAGAGGTGATCCGGCCGCTGATCGAAGAGCCCCGCGACGACGACGCCGAGATCCGTGTCTGGATCGCCGGCTGCGCCACGGGCGAAGAGGCGTACAGCATGGCGATTCTGTTCGACGAAGCCCTGGCCAGTGCGAACATCAAGCGGCTTGTCAAAATTTTTGCGACCGATGTCCATCGCGGTTCCCTGGCGACCGCTAGCGCGGGACTGTACGGCCCGTCGTCGCTGGTCGATGTTTCGCCCGAGCGGAAAGAGAGATATTTCCAGGAAACGGCCGACGGGTTTCTGGTCGACAAATCGATCCGACAGATGGTCGTCTTCGCCCGGCATAGCATTATCGCCGACGCTCCGTTCACGCGGCTGGATCTGGTTTCCTGCCGTAACTTGTTGATCTACCTGCAGCCGCTGGCGCAGCGCAAGGCGCTGTCGCTGTTCCACTTTGGCTTGAAGACGCAGGGCTTCCTGCTGCTGGGTCCCAGTGAAACGCCCGGCGAGTTGGAGGACGAATTTGAGCCGATCGACAAGCACTGGCGCCTTTACCGAAAACGCCGCGACAGTCAGTTACCCCGCGACATGCGACTGCCCCTGTCCAACACGAACCTGCCCGGAAGCTCGGCGACCGCCATGCGTCCGGCCGGGCCGCGTCCGGCCGATTCCCTGGCCCGCACCTACGATCAGTTGCTCAACCGTTTCATGCCGCCCAGCGTGCTGGTGGATCAGCAGTTTGAGCTGCTGCATACGTTCGGCGGGGCGGAATCGTATCTCCGCATCCGCGGCGGCCGACCCTCCACCCATCTGCTGCAGCTGATCGATCCGTCGCTGCGCACTACTTTGGCGGGCGCCCTGCAGCATGCCCTGAACGATCAAAAAACGGTGCGTTACAGCGGCCTGCGGATCCAGCAGGGGGACGTCCAGCGGCAGCTATCGCTGGAGGTCGCGCCCACCCAGGACCAGCGGAGCGGCATGACGCATCTGCTGGTCAGTTTTTACGACGACCAGCCGGCCCCCGCTTCGACTCCTGACGAAATTCCCGTCGACGAGGCGACCGCCCGCCACACCGAAGGGCTGGAGTCGGAACTTCGGGTAACCAAAGAGAACCTGCATGCGGTGATCGAAGAGCTGGAAACCAGCAACGAAGAACTGCAGGCCGCCAATGAAGAGCTGATCGCTTCCAACGAAGAGCTGCAGAGCACAAATGAAGAGCTGCATTCCGTCAACGAAGAGCTCTACACGGTCAACGCCGAGCATCAGCGGAAAATCGCCGAGCTGACGGAAATGACCGACGACATGGATAACCTGCTGCTCAGCACCGATGTCGGCGTGATCTTCCTGGATCGCGAACTGTGCATCAGGAAATTTACCCCGCGAATGACCAAAGTCTTTCACCTGATGCCACAGGATCTGGGCCGCAAGATCGAGAGCTTCGCCCACAACATGCAGCGTCCCACCCTGCTGGCCGAGATTGAACAGGTGCTGCAGTCAGGAGAACGGATCGAATACGAAACGACCGACAACCAGGGAGAAAGCTACCTGCTGCGATTGTTGCCGTACCAGGCCGGCCCGCGGGTCGACGGCGTAGTGCTGACCCTCATCGACATGCGCGCGGTCAAACTGGCCGAGGCGGAAACCAAACGCCTGGCTTCGGTCGTGCAGACCTCGGGCGACGCCATCCTGCAGATCGATCTGGAGAACCGCATCCTCTCCTGGAATAAAGGAGCGGAAACCCTATACGGCTACAAAGAAGAGGAAGCGATCGGTCAGTCGATCGAGATCATCCTGCCGCCGGAACGGGTCGAAGAAAGCAGACAGATGATCGCCCGGGTGAAAAAAGGGGAGCGAATCCGCGGCTTTGAAACAGAACGCATAAGCAGAGACGGCGAGCGGCTGTGGGTTTCGCTGGGGATGGCGCCATATTACGACCTGGGCGGTGCGCTCGCCGGCGTGTCGAAAATTGAACGCGACATCACCGAACAGGTCCAGGCGCAGCAATGGCAGCGTCTGCAGGAAAAGGCGATTGCCTCGGCCGTCAACGGCGTCCTGCTGGTCGATGTGCAGCAGGAAGACCGACCCATTATTTTCGCCAATGCCGGGTTTGAACAAATCACCGGCTATGCGGCCGCCGACGTGATCGGCCAGAACTGTCGTTTCCTGCAGGGACCCGAAACCGACCGCAATCAAATTAACGAGTTGCGGGCCGCCATCCAGGCGGGCGAAACCCACCGGGCCGTACTGCTCAACTACAGGAAAAACGGCGAACCGTTCTATAACGATCTGACGGTGACCGCCGTCCGCGACGAAGAGAACCGCCTGACGCACTTTGTCGGCATCCAGAACGACGTCACCATGCAGATGAATACGCTGCAGGAACTGGAAAAAGCACGCGCCGCGGCGGAAGCCGCCAGCGCGGCCAAAAGCGCGTTCCTGGCCAACATGAGCCATGAGATCCGCACCCCCATGACGACGATCCTGGGTTTAACCGAACTGCTCCTGGCGAATGAAACCCAGCCGGATCCGCGGAAGTCGCTCCAGATTATCCGCCGCAGCGGGAATTACCTGGCGGAGCTGGTGAACGATATTCTCGACCTGTCAAAAATTGAAGCCGGCAAGCTGGAGATTGACCACACCCGCACCTCGCCCACGCACCTGCTGCTGGATGTGTGCGATCTGATGGCCGCCCGCGCCGAAGAAAGCGGGCTCAATTTTGAAGTCTCTTTCGCCAGCTCGATGCCGGAAACGATCCTCACCGATCCCGTACGCGTGCGGCAGATTCTCATCAACCTGATCGGCAACGCCATCAAGTTCACGGCGACCGGCGGCGTCAACGTCACCACGATGCTGCTGGAGCAGGATCCGCCGCGACTGGAGATCCAGGTGAAGGATACAGGCATGGGCGTTTCCGTCAACGAAGCCGAGCGGTTGTTCCAGCCGTTTACCCAGGCCGACGAATCCACGACCCGTCGCTTCGGCGGCACCGGACTGGGACTGGCGATCAGCAAACGCCTGGCCCAGGCGCTAGGCGGCGATATCTCCGTTCATAGCGAGGTCGGGCAGGGCAGTACCTTCACCGCCCGCATCGCCGTCGGCCCTCTCGATGACGTCCCGCGCGTTCGAGCCGAAGAAGTGGCCCGCACCCGCACCGACGACAGCGCGTCGTCGGCCCCGCTGGATCTGTCCTGTCGGATCCTGCTGGCCGAGGACACCCGCGGCATTCAGTTCCTGCTGACCCGCCTGCTGGAATCGCATAACGCCCAGGTAACGGTCGCCAACAACGGCGTCGAAGCGCTGGCGCGGATGGCCGACTGCGACCCCGACGCGCCGTACGATTTAATCCTGATGGACATGCACATGCCCGAGATGGACGGCTACCAGACAGTCGCCCAGCTGCGCAAGCAGGGCTGCAGAATCCCCATCATCGCCTTGACCGCCAGCGCCATGCGGGGCGACCGGGAACACTGCCTGAGCATCGGCTGCGACGACTACCTGGCGAAACCGATTGATCAGGCCGAATTGACCGCCATCATCCGCAAGTACACCCAGCCCGGCAGTCCCTCTTCGCACGGCGCCTCCACAAGCCGCAACGGCTAA